The genomic region TCTGGGCAGTCTTGACAAATATTCCTCAAAGGCGGTGAGTGAAAGAGCGATCAGGCTCTGCCGTGAAGCCGGTATTGAACCTGAAGTTGGTTTTTTAATGTTTGTCCCGGACAGCACGGTGTTAGACCTCAGGGACAATTTTGATTTTTTGAAAAATAATAATCTTTTAGACCGCCTGGATCGCACTACCAACCTTTTAAGTCACTGCCAGATTGTTCTACATGGCACTTCCGGTTATGATCGCTTTAGAGAAGAGGGAAGATTAAGGCCGACAGGCATGTTCGGATTTGAGGGCGAAGTTGCCTACAGGGATGAAACGGTTGCCTGGATGTCCGAGCTGGTGGTCTATGCATGTCATTATGTTTTAAGGGAGATGGAAAACAATGACTCTCCAGTTTTTTGGGAGAAACCTCGCCACACCCCGGCACATATCAGCTTAAATGACTATCTTGTTTTTCTATTTGAACGTCTTTTGCATCTTGCAAATACCGGCAGCGCTCTTCCGACAGCTGTAGAAACAAAGAATGACCTGCTTGCAGATCTACGCAAACAAATTGAGGCAAATTAAATAAAACTACCCTTAAATCCCTCCGCTGTTACCAGTATTTAACAATTTAAAGAAACTAAAGAAACGGTAGTGTCGGCTTCGCAAGAAAGGCGCCTTGTTGAATGACTATGGTGCAAGGAGCCGTAGTTACGTCAGTACGCGGCGGGCCGAACTGAGGAGTGTCCTTGCCGCTGTCTCTCTTATGTGACAAGTTTTGTCTTGACCGGAAGACGGGAGTTTATTAGTAAAATTTAAAATACCTTTTCAGGTGCTCAATTGAGTTTAATAGGGAACTCGGTATGAATCCGGGACGAGCCCGCCGCTGTAATCCGATCCTTCGCATTTTGGAAGGGACCTTTTTGGCCATGTGCAACCACTGACTCAATCCGGGATGGGAAGGCCGTCAAAGAGGCGGGAAAGTCAGAAGACCTGCCTGAAGAGCAGTGACATCTCCCCGTGGACAAGGGAATGTCAACGGATCTTGCGGATAACAAGGGAATCCCCGGATCGATTCATTTCGGTCCGGGGATTTTTTTCGCCCGGACCTCTGCCGGGGGAGCCTGAACAGGTTCAACGCCGGCGAGAACATATAGCTGATCAGGGGCGAGGATGAGCGTTGAGAGCGGTAATCCCGCTGGCGGACAATGGTTGACAGCGCCTTGACATTGCCGGTGATCTGGAACGGCCTGCTCTGGCCGTTGACCCGGCTTCTGCTCTTTGTTTCCCTGGGAATGCTGGCAGGCAATTTTATCGAGGCCCTGAACTGGACCCACCGGGTGGCAATGGTCGTCCGGCCCTTGACCAGGCTGGGACGGTTGTCTTCGACCACTGGCGCCAGTTTTTCCATGGCCTTTTTCTCGGGCGTGGCAGCCAACACCATGCTCTCCGAGGCCTATGATCAGCGGCAGTTGGCCAAACTGGAGTTGGTGCTTGCCAATCTGTTCAACAGTCTGCCCCGGTTCTTTCTGCATCTGCCCACGGTATTTTTCCTGACCGCGTCGCTGATCAAGGGGGCGGCGTTTATATATGTCGGACTGACCCTGACGGCGGCGGTGGTGCAGACCGGGCTGGTGGTACTTGCCGGCCGCATCCTGCTCGCGCCGCAACCGACCGGGTATGAGCCGGTGAAACCCGCGGGCAACAAAAACATCACCTGGCGGCAGGCCCTGGAAAAAAGCCGGCGCCGTTTTCAAAAGCGGATCTGGAGAATAATCCGCTTCACCGTGCCGGTCTATGTCCTGTTTTTTTTATTGAACCGCTATGGGCTGTTTGATCAGGCCCGAAACTTTCTCGCCGGCCAGGTCCCGTTTTTATCCTGGCTGCATCCCCAGAGCCTGGGGATCGTGGCCCTGCATGTGACCGCTGAGTTTGCCGCCGGCCTGGCCGCTGCCGGCGCCCTGATCGATGCCTCCAGCATCGGTTACCGGGATGCGGTGCTGGCGTTGTTGGCCGGCAATGTCCTGGCCTCGCCGATACGGGCCATCCGGCATCAGTTTCCCTATTACGCCGGAATCTTCAAACCGCGGCTGGCCGTTGAACTGATCGTGGTCAGCCAGGTCTTCCGGGTGGCCACCATTATGCTGGTCACCTTTATCTATTATTTTTTCACCGCCTGAAAGCGGGACAGAACCCATGTAACCATGGTCTGGAACTGTTAAGGAAGGAACATGCGGGCAACCCGGGGATCGGGACATTTTTATACGTTAATCATTCTGCTGGCAGCAGCGGCCGGGTTGAGTGTTATTGTCTCCACCGGCATGGGCTATATCCGGATTTCGCCGTCAGAGGTGTTGCGTATCCTCCTGGCCCAACTGACCGGTGACGGCTCATACCTGGCCGGCCTGGATACGGTCTGGCCGGTGGTGGTCATGGATGTGCGGCTGCCGAGGATCATGACCGCGCTGATCGTCGGCGCCGGCCTGGCAGTGTCCGGCACCGTCTTTCAAGGCATCCTGTTGAACCCCCTTGCCGACCCCTATACACTGGGCATCTCCTCCGGCGCCGCCTTTGGCGCCGCCCTGGCGCTGTTGGCGAACATCACCGCGCTGGGGTCCTATTCAGTGCCCCTTTTCGCCTTTGCCGGGGCGGTCTTCACCCTTTTCGTGGTGCTGCATCTCTCCTCGTTCGATGGTCAGATGTCGGCCAGCACCCTGATCCTTTCCGGGGTGATCGTCGGTGCGATTCTCGCCGCTGGCCTGAGTTTCATGAAATACATGGCTGACGAGCAGGTCGGGGTGATCATTTTCTGGCTGATGGGCAGCTTTGCCTCCAAGACCTGGCCCGAGGTGGGGCTGGTCTTCTGGTGTGTGCTGGCCGGCACGGGGCTGACCTTTTTTTATGCCCGGGATCTCAACATCATGTCACTGGGGCAACGCAGTTCCGACTCCCTGGGCGTGGACACGGCAAGGGTAAGGAAAACCCTGTTAATCACCGCCTCTCTGCTGGCCGCGGCCTGTGTTTCAGTCTCCGGAATTATCGGTTTTGTCGGCCTCATTGTCCCGCACCTGATGCGCTTCCTGGTGGGGCCGGACAACCGCAAGCTGCTGCCGGCCGCAATGCTGGCCGGCGGGGTGCTGCTGCTGGCCGCCGACACCCTCACCCGGGCGGTGCTGCCGGCCGAGGTGCCCATCGGCGTATTGACCGCTCTCATCGGCGGCCCGTTTTTCTGTTATATCTTTCGGAAACAACAGATGGGACTCGGCAATGGCTGATGGTTTTATTCTTAAAGATGTCAGCTTCCGCCATGGCGCCAAGCGCGCGGTGGATTCCGTTGCCCTGCGCCTGCCCGCGGGAAAACTTTACGGCCTGATCGGCCCGAACGGCTGCGGCAAGACCACCCTGCTTGACCTGCTGATCGGCAACCGCCGGCCCTGCTCCGGCGCGGTCATCTATCAGGGCCGGCCGCTCACCGCTCTTCGCCGGCGCCAGGTGGCCCGGGAGATGGCTCTGGTGCCCCAGGATTTCGGGATCAACTTTGCCTTCACGGTGCTGGAAGTGGTGCTCAT from Desulfobacterales bacterium harbors:
- a CDS encoding radical SAM protein, yielding MRACPPDAVISILASRGCYNHCRFCPIPSFYNKGPEWNGREPKHIFAEINKFVEQGYTKFYFADPNFIGPGENGRERTLELIKLIRPLKITFGMETRPNDLTSGILEKLVAAGLNSLLLGIESGSKSVLGSLDKYSSKAVSERAIRLCREAGIEPEVGFLMFVPDSTVLDLRDNFDFLKNNNLLDRLDRTTNLLSHCQIVLHGTSGYDRFREEGRLRPTGMFGFEGEVAYRDETVAWMSELVVYACHYVLREMENNDSPVFWEKPRHTPAHISLNDYLVFLFERLLHLANTGSALPTAVETKNDLLADLRKQIEAN
- a CDS encoding iron ABC transporter permease — encoded protein: MRATRGSGHFYTLIILLAAAAGLSVIVSTGMGYIRISPSEVLRILLAQLTGDGSYLAGLDTVWPVVVMDVRLPRIMTALIVGAGLAVSGTVFQGILLNPLADPYTLGISSGAAFGAALALLANITALGSYSVPLFAFAGAVFTLFVVLHLSSFDGQMSASTLILSGVIVGAILAAGLSFMKYMADEQVGVIIFWLMGSFASKTWPEVGLVFWCVLAGTGLTFFYARDLNIMSLGQRSSDSLGVDTARVRKTLLITASLLAAACVSVSGIIGFVGLIVPHLMRFLVGPDNRKLLPAAMLAGGVLLLAADTLTRAVLPAEVPIGVLTALIGGPFFCYIFRKQQMGLGNG